GTCCGGTGAGTGAAGACCAGCCGGGAATGGTCCGAGCTCCTTCTGGATTAGTAATGGGTTTACCACCCACAGTTACACCTGCAAACAAAGGTATGTAACCTCTAAATGTTTCCATCCtcattgtgttttgtctttttttaccTTCAAACCTTCATCATTTGGCGTTTCCTGACCTTGGTTTGTTGCAGTTTTGGGCATTTCATGGGAGGGACCAGGAAATGTGAACACACCGTTCACTGAGGCAGTGTCAGAGGAACCTCTGTATGCTGTTCCTAGGAAGGATCCCCAACCCAAATTCACTATTGAAGACTTTGTGCTGCACAAGATGCTTGGCAAGGGCAGCTTCGGCAAGGTACAGGAGATAATCTGTttcaagaaaacaaaaccaaataaTTTACATCAGAactgacaaaacaacacatacaaACTGGAGTAGacatgtattttgttttctatttcaGTCATACTTGTGAACATGTAACCTTTACACAGCTTTCAAGGGGAGGCTTGTGGTCACACTTGTTTGTGCAACTAGCGTCCACAGAAAACCACCCACTTCTTCCATCCAGGTTCCTGTAGCATGCAACCACAGCATAGTTTTACATGTTCTTACTGTGTTTTCAGGTGTTTTTAGCTGAGCTGAAAAAGACAGGGCGTTTCTTTGCTGTGAAGGCCCTGAAGAAAGACGTGGTCCTGATGGATGATGATGTTGAGTGCACCATGGTGGAAAGGAGGGTTTTGTCTTTAGCATGGGAAAACCCTTACCTCACACACCTTTACTGCACCTTCCAAACAAAAGTGAGTAGCACGCCAGCACAATCCTGTATCTCTCATCATCCAACAACAGACCCTGACCTCACTGTGTTTAAATGTCCAGGAAAACTTGTTCTTTGTTATGGAGTATCTAAATGGGGGTGATCTCATGTTCCACATACAAAACTGCCACAAGTTTGACGTGCATCGTGCCACGTAAGTATCAAGTCAAAAGACATTCAATCATGGCACACCAATATCTTTGATTACTTCCTGTTcaaatatatttacacacacaacaaaatcaTTTTTCAAACAAATGTACCACTCTCCTAACTGTATTCTCTTCTTCTATGCAGCTTCTATGCAGCTGAGATTATCTGTGGACTTCAGTTCCTGCATTCTAAAGGGATTATTTACAGGTAGATGATCAGTAAATTAGAATCAGGAATGAAAGTCATTTTTTGAAATTGAACAATTTTCTCACTGCTCCTTTGTAGAGATCTGAAGCTGGATAATGTGTTGTTGGACTCAGATGGTCATATAAAGATAGCAGACTTTGGCATGTGTAAAGAGAACATGCAAGAGGACTCGAGGACCTCCACGTTCTGTGGGACACCTGACTACATCGCCCCTGAGGTTTGTTTGCATGATAGGTGAGAGGTAGATGAAGTAGGTCAATGTAGCAGAAACCTCAGTGTAAGATGAAAAAGGAGAGGGCAACATGATGCTAAGTGCCATAGCATAAATTAACTATTAATGGATAGCATAAAAATGACGGACCGTACATGCTTTTAGTCTCAGCTATAGTGACTGGAAAATATTGTTGTCATATCTTCACAATGGTTGAATCCAACCTGGTTCTTGTTAGGTTTACCAGTATCTGTGTGTATATGATTGGGTATCAGATCCTGCTGGGTCAGAAGTACAGTAGCTCAGTGGACTGGTGGTCATTTGGAGTGCTACTCTACGAGATGCTGATCGGTCAATCTCCATTCCATGGCCGCGATGAGGAGGAGCTATTTCAGTCTATACGAACAGACAACCCTGTTTATCCCAGCTGGCTCAACAAAACTGCCAAGGACATACTAATCAAGGTCAGACACTTTGTATGTGTGGCTGTATGTGTGGCTATTATGAGTGCTAAACTGATAACAAAATGCGCAAATATGCCATTTTCATCATGATTTTGTTAAAGTCACCTCATTGTTTGCACATCAGCTGTTTGTGAGGGAACCTGAGGAGCGACTCGGAGTCAAGGGAAACATCAGACAGCACAACTTCTTTAGCAACCTTGACTGGAATGCCCTGGAACAACGGCAGGTTTCGCCGCCCTTCAGGCCAACTTTGGTAAGTACAGCAGGCAGCCCAACAGAAGATATGTAGCCATGTCCACCATATACTATGTCCTGATTTTGTGTTCCTTATCCCAGACTTCACCCAGCGACTGTAGCAATTTTGACAAAGAGTTCATCAATGAGAAGCCTAGACTATCGTGCGCTGACCGCACACTCATCAACAGCGTTGACCAGACGATGTTCAGGAACTTCTCCTTTGTTAACCCCGGGATGACCCGCCTTGCAACACGCTGACCACCTGAGTGAAGACCTACTACAACACCTACAATCAAGCCGCTCAGTCACAATCCGCACTTACTGTAACTGAAAGAAACTGCATACTTTAGACTGAATGTCACAAAGCCGACTGTATTCACTATAAAGGAGTCCTGGGTGTGAGGCACTGAGACACAACTGTAGCAGCATCTTCAACTCTTAAAGGAACACACAAAtatccacaaaacaaaaacacaaacatgttttggAAGTTAAGAATGATGTATGAGAAAATCAACTTCTAATATGAATTGGCAGCATATATTGGATTTTGTTATCCAGCCCACACATTGCAAACTTAGTATTAACTAAATAGTTAGTAAATAAATTATTCACCCCCCTACTAACTAGGTTTATGCATACTGAGTGTTAATCAACTTCAATGAACTAAATGTGCCTCATAATTCTCCATAAGCTTCTTCTTCaagtaaaacaaactgaaacattTGGATCCATCTTTTTaaatctcctcctctgtttttcttGTATTTAACAACATACTGGGTTGTTAATTTTAGGTTAAAGAAATATGTTTTGTTATGTAAATAACTATTATTCTGCCCATTGGTTGTAAAGTAGATCTGTTAATGAGTTTAATAATGGGtattgtttacatgtgtttttgtattgttaCCTCAGGAGTTTTATTGATAATGTAATTTAGATCCCTGCATACTGAAGTATTATCTACATTGTGAAACCTGTACattaaagtgtgtatgtgtttttttaaatgctgtcagtGTTTCAATGAGTTGTTGCATCACACCTCAAACTAGTACGCATGTTTAGCTAATGTTGAATGAAAAGCTGCATAAAGTCTGTAGTGCCAATAATATTGCTTACATGCtgactaaaaaaataaaacaatgtacaTACAGTTACAGGTACTATCTGTTAACTGATCAACACTAAGGCATTAATGGTAGCACTGAGAACTGAGGAAGTTGAGCCCTGttttcaatagaaaaaaaatccaaggaTACTGTACATATTTAACAGGCCAAATAATACTGCTACTGCCTTGCTGTCATTATGGCTCAATAGGACAAAACAGAGGTCTgtaaaaaaggaacaaaaacataGAAAACTATACAACTGAGTCACCTCTCCTTCTTAGTATT
This region of Parambassis ranga chromosome 2, fParRan2.1, whole genome shotgun sequence genomic DNA includes:
- the prkcq gene encoding protein kinase C theta type isoform X1; protein product: MSPFLRIGFSNFEIDPGLAYHEEVLNPYCAVYMKEAIDTEKGQVYKQKKPTMYPPWSTTFDAHVHRGRIMHVMVKDRTAELKSEATVALDSLATRCKKENGKLEIWLELKPQGRLLMEARYYLEKSDAAGQSNGDQESEREREGLFTLHQRRGAIKQAKVHVVKCHEFSATFFPQPTFCSVCKEFVWGLNKQGYQCRQCNAAIHKKCIDKVIAKCTGSAINSKETMIHKERFKIDMPHRFKVYNYKSPTFCEHCGTLLWGLAKQGLKCEECNMNVHHKCQKKVANLCGVNQKLMAEALAIIETKQQARSTRDADIIGREGPVSEDQPGMVRAPSGLVMGLPPTVTPANKVLGISWEGPGNVNTPFTEAVSEEPLYAVPRKDPQPKFTIEDFVLHKMLGKGSFGKVFLAELKKTGRFFAVKALKKDVVLMDDDVECTMVERRVLSLAWENPYLTHLYCTFQTKENLFFVMEYLNGGDLMFHIQNCHKFDVHRATFYAAEIICGLQFLHSKGIIYRDLKLDNVLLDSDGHIKIADFGMCKENMQEDSRTSTFCGTPDYIAPEILLGQKYSSSVDWWSFGVLLYEMLIGQSPFHGRDEEELFQSIRTDNPVYPSWLNKTAKDILIKLFVREPEERLGVKGNIRQHNFFSNLDWNALEQRQVSPPFRPTLTSPSDCSNFDKEFINEKPRLSCADRTLINSVDQTMFRNFSFVNPGMTRLATR
- the prkcq gene encoding protein kinase C theta type isoform X2, with amino-acid sequence METLHLNNSHSTKDAAGQSNGDQESEREREGLFTLHQRRGAIKQAKVHVVKCHEFSATFFPQPTFCSVCKEFVWGLNKQGYQCRQCNAAIHKKCIDKVIAKCTGSAINSKETMIHKERFKIDMPHRFKVYNYKSPTFCEHCGTLLWGLAKQGLKCEECNMNVHHKCQKKVANLCGVNQKLMAEALAIIETKQQARSTRDADIIGREGPVSEDQPGMVRAPSGLVMGLPPTVTPANKVLGISWEGPGNVNTPFTEAVSEEPLYAVPRKDPQPKFTIEDFVLHKMLGKGSFGKVFLAELKKTGRFFAVKALKKDVVLMDDDVECTMVERRVLSLAWENPYLTHLYCTFQTKENLFFVMEYLNGGDLMFHIQNCHKFDVHRATFYAAEIICGLQFLHSKGIIYRDLKLDNVLLDSDGHIKIADFGMCKENMQEDSRTSTFCGTPDYIAPEILLGQKYSSSVDWWSFGVLLYEMLIGQSPFHGRDEEELFQSIRTDNPVYPSWLNKTAKDILIKLFVREPEERLGVKGNIRQHNFFSNLDWNALEQRQVSPPFRPTLTSPSDCSNFDKEFINEKPRLSCADRTLINSVDQTMFRNFSFVNPGMTRLATR